Proteins encoded by one window of Polyodon spathula isolate WHYD16114869_AA chromosome 16, ASM1765450v1, whole genome shotgun sequence:
- the fam50a gene encoding protein FAM50A, whose translation MAQYKGAASEGGRAMQLMKKREKQREELQQLKLKIAEDNMVKSNIDKKFSAHYDAVEAELKSSTVGLVTLNDMKAKQEALIKEREKQLAKKEQSKELQLKLEKQKEKKRKEEEKRKIASLSFNPEDEEEEEDQEEEEEEVDSCEGDDDLPVKKRKLGKNPDVDTSFLPDRDREEEENRLREELRQEWERKQEKIKSEEIEITFSYWDGSGHRRTVKMKKGNTMQQFLQKALEIMRKDFSELRSAGVEQLMYIKEDLIIPHHHSFYDFIVTKARGKSGPLFNFDVHEDVRLLSDATVEKDESHAGKVVLRNWYEKNKHIFPASRWEPYDPEKKWDKYTIR comes from the exons ATGGCGCAGTACAAGGGAGCTGCGAGTGAAGGCGGGCGTGCAATGCAGCTGATGAAAAAGAGGGAGAAACAGCGCGAGGAGCTGCAGCAACTGAAGCTGAAAATAGCCGAG GATAACATGGTGAAGTCCAACATTGATAAGAAGTTCTCTGCGCATTATGATGCCGTGGAGGCTGAGCTGAAATCCAGCACTGTCG GTCTGGTGACTCTCAACGATATGAAAGCCAAGCAGGAGGCCCTgatcaaagagagagagaagcagctggCCAAGAAAGAACAGTCCAAAGAGCTGCAACT GAAGCTGGAGAAACAGAAGGAGAAAAAACgcaaggaggaggagaagaggaagATTGCCAGTTTGTCGTTCAACCccgaggacgaggaggaggaggaggaccaggaagaagaggaagaggaggttGACAGCTGCGAGGGTGACGATG acttGCCAGTTAAGAAAAGGAAACTGGGCAAAAATCCTGACGTGGATACCAGCTTTTTACCAGACCGGGATAGAGAG GAGGAGGAGAAccgactgagagaggagctgaggCAGGAGTGGGAGAGGAAGCAAGAGAAGATCAAGA GTGAGGAGATTGAGATCACCTTCAGCTACTGGGATGGATCTGGGCATCGTAGGACTGTgaag ATGAAGAAGGGCAACACGATgcagcagttcttgcagaaagcGCTGGAGATCATGAGGAAAGATTTCAGCGAACTCAG atcTGCTGGGGTGGAGCAGCTGATGTACATCAAGGAAGATCTCATCATTCCACAT catCACAGCTTCTATGATTTCATTGTAACCAAAGCCAGAGGCAAAAGTG GCCCGCTGTTCAATTTCGATGTGCACGAGGATGTCAGGTTGCTCAGCGACGCCACAGTGGAGAAAGATGAG TCTCACGCTGGTAAGGTGGTGCTGAGGAACTGGTACGAGAAGAACAAGCACATTTTTCCAGCTAGCCGGTGGGAACCCTACGACCCAGAGAAGAAGTGGGATAAATACACG ATCCGATAA
- the LOC121328768 gene encoding 5-aminolevulinate synthase, erythroid-specific, mitochondrial-like isoform X1 produces MASFFHRCPFLTSASKPFLRRAGRSLFSLADRCPVMLSHGLVTTATNHQRAPETTPTGAQAVAVTMSSRCPFVQEIVAVQATAEVQEDVQHSWPLGGVCPLPAPVSHRIQDNMCRDQPSFDYDTFFDTKIAEKKQDHTYRVFKTVNRCADAFPFAEDHSQPSGETKQVSVWCSNDYLGMSRHPRVLCAIRDTLDQYGAGAGGTRNISGTSKFHVDLEQELASLHHKGGALVFSSCFVANDSTLFTLAKMLPGCEIYSDAGNHASMIQGIRNSGVPRHIFRHNDAGHLGELLSKSDPSTPKIVAFETVHSMDGAICPLEELCDVSHRHGALTFVDEVHAVGLYGARGAGVGERDSVMHKIDIVSGTLGKAFGCVGGYIASTAALVDTVRSFAAGFIFTTSLPPMVLAGALESVRVLKSQEGRDLRRAHQRNVKHMRQLLLDAGLPVINCPSHIIPIRVSNAEKNSQICDLLLEKHGIYVQAINYPTVPRGEELLRLAPSPHHTPPMMDYFVDNLVEVWEEVGLPLSPPSETRCNFCSRPMHFELMSEWERSYFRNIGPQYIT; encoded by the exons ATGGCGTCTTTCTTTCATCGCTGTCCGTTCCTGACCAGCGCGTCCAAGCCCTTCCTGAGGAGAGCCGGACGGTCGCTCTTCAGCCTCGCTGACCGCTGCCCCGTCATGCTGTCCCACGGCCTGGTCACTACCGCCACCAACcaccagagggcaccagagacgACCCCGACCG GCGCTCAGGCTGTCGCAGTGACCATGTCCTCCAGGTGTCCCTTCGTCCAGGAGATCGTCGCGGTCCAGGCCACCGCTGAGGTCCAGGAGGATGTGCAGCACAGCTGGCCACTAGGGGGCGTGTGCCCCTTGCCAGCTCCCGTGTCTCACCGCATCCAAGACAACAtgtgcagag ACCAGCCCAGTTTCGATTACGACACGTTCTTCGACACAAAGATCGCCGAGAAGAAGCAGGACCACACCTACCGCGTGTTCAAGACAGTGAACCGCTGCGCCGACGCTTTCCCCTTCGCCGAAGATCACTCGCAGCCTTCCGGCGAGACCAAGCAGGTGTCCGTCTGGTGCAGCAACGATTACCTGGGCATGAGCCGCCACCCTCGGGTCCTGTGTGCCATTCG GGATACCCTGGATCAGTACGGTGCGGGAGCCGGGGGCACCAGGAATATTTCTGGCACCAGTAAATTCCACGTGGATCTGGAGCAGGAGTTAGCCAGCCTTCACCACAAGGGCGGCGCTCTGGTCTTCTCCTCCTGCTTCGTGGCGAACGACTCCACTCTCTTCACTCTGGCCAAGATGCTTCCAG GCTGTGAGATCTATTCGGATGCCGGGAACCACGCTTCCATGATCCAGGGAATCCGCAACAGCGGCGTCCCGCGACACATCTTCCGTCACAACGACGCCGGACACCTGGGGGAGCTGCTGAGCAAGTCCGACCCCAGCACTCCCAAGATCGTGGCGTTCGAGACGGTGCACTCCATGGACG GTGCAATCTGCCCCCTGGAGGAGCTGTGTGACGTGTCCCATCGCCACGGCGCCCTGACGTTCGTGGACGAGGTCCATGCCGTGGGGCTGTACGGAGCTCGAGGGGCTGGCGTGGGAGAGAGAGATTCCGTCATGCACAAGATTGACATTGTCTCCGGAACCCTGG gcaagGCATTCGGTTGTGTGGGGGGTTACATTGCCAGTACCGCCGCCCTGGTGGACACGGTGCGCTCCTTTGCTGCCGGCTTCATCTTCACCACCTCCCTGCCGCCCATGGTCCTCGCCGGGGCCCTGGAGTCTGTGCGGGTGCTGAAGAGCCAGGAGGGACGGGACCTGAGAAGGGCCCACCAGAGGAACGTCAAGCACATGAGGCAGCTGCTCCTGGATGCAGGGCTGCCTGTCATCAACTGCCCCAGTCACATCATCCCAATCCGG GTGAGCAACGCAGAGAAGAACTCTCAAATCTGTGATCTCCTGCTGGAGAAGCACGGCATCTACGTGCAGGCCATCAACTACCCCACCGTGCCTCGAGGGGAGGAGCTATTGCgcctagccccctccccccaccacaCCCCACCAATGATGGACTACTTTGTGG ATAATCTGGTTGAAGTCTGGGAGGAGGTGGGGCTCCCCCTGAGCCCCCCATCGGAGACCAGGTGCAACTTCTGCAGCCGACCTATGCACTTTGAACTCATGAGCGAGTGGGAGCGCTCGTATTTCAGAAACATCGGTCCACAGTACATCACCTAG
- the LOC121328768 gene encoding 5-aminolevulinate synthase, erythroid-specific, mitochondrial-like isoform X2, protein MASFFHRCPFLTSASKPFLRRAGRSLFSLADRCPVMLSHGLVTTATNHQRAPETTPTGAQAVAVTMSSRCPFVQEIVAVQATAEVQEDVQHSWPLGGVCPLPAPVSHRIQDNMCRDQPSFDYDTFFDTKIAEKKQDHTYRVFKTVNRCADAFPFAEDHSQPSGETKQVSVWCSNDYLGMSRHPRVLCAIRDTLDQYGAGAGGTRNISGTSKFHVDLEQELASLHHKGGALVFSSCFVANDSTLFTLAKMLPGAICPLEELCDVSHRHGALTFVDEVHAVGLYGARGAGVGERDSVMHKIDIVSGTLGKAFGCVGGYIASTAALVDTVRSFAAGFIFTTSLPPMVLAGALESVRVLKSQEGRDLRRAHQRNVKHMRQLLLDAGLPVINCPSHIIPIRVSNAEKNSQICDLLLEKHGIYVQAINYPTVPRGEELLRLAPSPHHTPPMMDYFVDNLVEVWEEVGLPLSPPSETRCNFCSRPMHFELMSEWERSYFRNIGPQYIT, encoded by the exons ATGGCGTCTTTCTTTCATCGCTGTCCGTTCCTGACCAGCGCGTCCAAGCCCTTCCTGAGGAGAGCCGGACGGTCGCTCTTCAGCCTCGCTGACCGCTGCCCCGTCATGCTGTCCCACGGCCTGGTCACTACCGCCACCAACcaccagagggcaccagagacgACCCCGACCG GCGCTCAGGCTGTCGCAGTGACCATGTCCTCCAGGTGTCCCTTCGTCCAGGAGATCGTCGCGGTCCAGGCCACCGCTGAGGTCCAGGAGGATGTGCAGCACAGCTGGCCACTAGGGGGCGTGTGCCCCTTGCCAGCTCCCGTGTCTCACCGCATCCAAGACAACAtgtgcagag ACCAGCCCAGTTTCGATTACGACACGTTCTTCGACACAAAGATCGCCGAGAAGAAGCAGGACCACACCTACCGCGTGTTCAAGACAGTGAACCGCTGCGCCGACGCTTTCCCCTTCGCCGAAGATCACTCGCAGCCTTCCGGCGAGACCAAGCAGGTGTCCGTCTGGTGCAGCAACGATTACCTGGGCATGAGCCGCCACCCTCGGGTCCTGTGTGCCATTCG GGATACCCTGGATCAGTACGGTGCGGGAGCCGGGGGCACCAGGAATATTTCTGGCACCAGTAAATTCCACGTGGATCTGGAGCAGGAGTTAGCCAGCCTTCACCACAAGGGCGGCGCTCTGGTCTTCTCCTCCTGCTTCGTGGCGAACGACTCCACTCTCTTCACTCTGGCCAAGATGCTTCCAG GTGCAATCTGCCCCCTGGAGGAGCTGTGTGACGTGTCCCATCGCCACGGCGCCCTGACGTTCGTGGACGAGGTCCATGCCGTGGGGCTGTACGGAGCTCGAGGGGCTGGCGTGGGAGAGAGAGATTCCGTCATGCACAAGATTGACATTGTCTCCGGAACCCTGG gcaagGCATTCGGTTGTGTGGGGGGTTACATTGCCAGTACCGCCGCCCTGGTGGACACGGTGCGCTCCTTTGCTGCCGGCTTCATCTTCACCACCTCCCTGCCGCCCATGGTCCTCGCCGGGGCCCTGGAGTCTGTGCGGGTGCTGAAGAGCCAGGAGGGACGGGACCTGAGAAGGGCCCACCAGAGGAACGTCAAGCACATGAGGCAGCTGCTCCTGGATGCAGGGCTGCCTGTCATCAACTGCCCCAGTCACATCATCCCAATCCGG GTGAGCAACGCAGAGAAGAACTCTCAAATCTGTGATCTCCTGCTGGAGAAGCACGGCATCTACGTGCAGGCCATCAACTACCCCACCGTGCCTCGAGGGGAGGAGCTATTGCgcctagccccctccccccaccacaCCCCACCAATGATGGACTACTTTGTGG ATAATCTGGTTGAAGTCTGGGAGGAGGTGGGGCTCCCCCTGAGCCCCCCATCGGAGACCAGGTGCAACTTCTGCAGCCGACCTATGCACTTTGAACTCATGAGCGAGTGGGAGCGCTCGTATTTCAGAAACATCGGTCCACAGTACATCACCTAG